CCTTGATGGCCGACTTGACGATCTGAGTTTTGATTAGCGCGCTCAAAAAGGAATTCATGAACTGAATCGTTCCGGGATTTCGGAGACTCCTGCGCTTGGATCAGGACGGGGGGGCTATCCGCGAGAGTCCCCAATGTCCATTGACAGCAGCAATCCGGTAAAGTTCGCCGCGAATCAGGCCCCGATCGAACAGGGCATCGCGCAGCATGTTGATCAGCGGCACCACTTCGATGCCGAGGCGCACCAACGTATCGGCCAGGGTATTGGCCGACATACCTCCGCCCTAGCGCTTGATGCTCTTGGCCAACCGAAACAGCGCCATGGTGTCGACGTACTTGGCCGTGACGATCCACACCAGAAATTCCTCAGTGAAAATCAAGCGCAGGATGATCCGGGGCGCCAGCGACGCCACCTTCAACCCATTGTCGCAGCACGGGCAGGCGTACTTGACCCGCTCGATGCGCAGCACCTTGTACTGGGCCGGGATGATGTGAACGCGCTCGCTCACCTCCACGCCGATCTCGCGCAGATCGGCTCCATCGTGCGGGCAAAAGCGCTCATTGGCCGGCAGCTCTTCGCGCTGTACGATGCGCTCGAGATTCGGGTTGAGCGCCCGGCGCGGTGCCGCTTATGGGCCGGCACATCCCTTCGCTTTTCCGGATCGGCCTGTCCGTGGACCACAGCGTCGCCAGGTGTCAGGGTGACATCGGCCTTTTCGACGCCCGGCACTTTCTTCAGTGCCTTCGTGACTGCGCGCACACAGTGTTCACAGGTCATGCCGGTGATCTTCAGCTTGGTTTCAATCATGCTTTATCTTCTTGAAAATGCTCATGGTCTCCCTTCTCCCTCTGGGAGGAGGGGCGGGGGATGCAGGAGACGGGGGATTATTTCCCCACCGCATCGGCCACGCGGTGCAGCTTCTCAGCCACTTCATGGCCGATCTTCTCCACGGTGGGATCGGCGATCAAGCCCAACACCGATTCAGGATCCATGAACACCACGCTGACGCGGCCGTCGTCCTCCTCGCGCACTACCACGTTGCAAGGCAGCAGCGCGCCGATGTCCGGCACCGCTTCCAGCGCCTGGTGGGCGTAGTGCGGGTTGCAGGCGCCGAGA
This genomic window from Burkholderiales bacterium GJ-E10 contains:
- a CDS encoding transposase IS66, which codes for MSANTLADTLVRLGIEVVPLINMLRDALFDRGLIRGELYRIAAVNGHWGLSRIAPPS
- a CDS encoding transposase IS66, with product MEVSERVHIIPAQYKVLRIERVKYACPCCDNGLKVASLAPRIILRLIFTEEFLVWIVTAKYVDTMALFRLAKSIKR
- a CDS encoding heavy metal transport/detoxification protein, translated to MIETKLKITGMTCEHCVRAVTKALKKVPGVEKADVTLTPGDAVVHGQADPEKRRDVPAHKRHRAGRSTRISSASYSAKSCRPMSAFARTMEPICARSAWR